Proteins from a single region of Phalacrocorax carbo chromosome 25, bPhaCar2.1, whole genome shotgun sequence:
- the KRT222 gene encoding keratin-like protein KRT222 isoform X1, with protein sequence MELSQLLNEIRAKYETLITRNQIKTITSARTQLEEATIRRMDKDAEALKAARAELCEARRQWHHMQIEIESLHAVEKGLERSLRATEQQYHMQLQNLEAEIECLEKELLEVRRGIEKQLQEHEILLNTRMKLEEEIATYRSLLEQEENRFRCSIPDQKDDKKPTTSKIAFTLPPYGVKKHESEKVELMTKQAILDGNITKESAEAHGTVQTEKVDEVIKEWEGSFFKDNPRLRKKSVSLRFDLHLAATDEGCLHTKKKTLPDIEVRLVMRRSCSIPSIKP encoded by the exons ATGGAACTGTCCCAGCTCCTCAATGAGATCAGGGCAAAGTATGAAACGCTCATCACCCGAAATCAGATAAAGACCATCACCTCAGCAAGGACCCAG CTAGAAGAAGCTACAATTAGAAGAATGGACAAAGACGCAGAAGCGTTAAAGGCAGCCAGAGCAGAACTCTGTGAAGCGAGGCGGCAGTGGCACCACATGCAGATCGAAATCGAGTCTCTCCACGCTGTG GAAAAGGGTTTGGAACGCTCGCTGCGTGCCACAGAGCAGCAGTACCACATGCAGCTACAAAATTTAGAAGCTGAGATCGAATGCTTAGAGAAAGAGCTACTGGAAGTAAGAAGAGGCATTGAGAAACAGCTTCAAGAGCATGAAATTCTCCTGAACACGAGGATGAAACTGGAGGAGGAGATAGCGACATATCGCAGTCTGCTTGAGCAAGAAGAGAACAG GTTTCGTTGCTCTATACCTGACCAGAAGGATGACAAAAAGCCTACCACTAGCAAGATTGCCTTTACGCTGCCTCCAT ATGGTGTAAAGAAGCACGAAAGTGAGAAGGTGGAACTGATGACAAAACAAGCAATCCTAGATGGAAATATTACGAAGGAAAGCGCTGAAGCTCATGGCACTGTACA gacAGAAAAAGTGGATGAAGTCATTAAAGAATGGGAAGGATCTTTCTTTAAGGACAACCCTCGCTTAAGGAAAAAATCGGTTTCACTGCGCTTTGATCTCCACCTAGCAGCAACGGACGAAGGATGTTTACATACTAAGAAGAAAACTCTTCCCGACATTGAAGTCAGGCTGGTAATGAGGAGATCTTGCAGCATTCCTTCAATCAAACCTTAA
- the KRT222 gene encoding keratin-like protein KRT222 isoform X2 produces the protein MDKDAEALKAARAELCEARRQWHHMQIEIESLHAVEKGLERSLRATEQQYHMQLQNLEAEIECLEKELLEVRRGIEKQLQEHEILLNTRMKLEEEIATYRSLLEQEENRFRCSIPDQKDDKKPTTSKIAFTLPPYGVKKHESEKVELMTKQAILDGNITKESAEAHGTVQTEKVDEVIKEWEGSFFKDNPRLRKKSVSLRFDLHLAATDEGCLHTKKKTLPDIEVRLVMRRSCSIPSIKP, from the exons ATGGACAAAGACGCAGAAGCGTTAAAGGCAGCCAGAGCAGAACTCTGTGAAGCGAGGCGGCAGTGGCACCACATGCAGATCGAAATCGAGTCTCTCCACGCTGTG GAAAAGGGTTTGGAACGCTCGCTGCGTGCCACAGAGCAGCAGTACCACATGCAGCTACAAAATTTAGAAGCTGAGATCGAATGCTTAGAGAAAGAGCTACTGGAAGTAAGAAGAGGCATTGAGAAACAGCTTCAAGAGCATGAAATTCTCCTGAACACGAGGATGAAACTGGAGGAGGAGATAGCGACATATCGCAGTCTGCTTGAGCAAGAAGAGAACAG GTTTCGTTGCTCTATACCTGACCAGAAGGATGACAAAAAGCCTACCACTAGCAAGATTGCCTTTACGCTGCCTCCAT ATGGTGTAAAGAAGCACGAAAGTGAGAAGGTGGAACTGATGACAAAACAAGCAATCCTAGATGGAAATATTACGAAGGAAAGCGCTGAAGCTCATGGCACTGTACA gacAGAAAAAGTGGATGAAGTCATTAAAGAATGGGAAGGATCTTTCTTTAAGGACAACCCTCGCTTAAGGAAAAAATCGGTTTCACTGCGCTTTGATCTCCACCTAGCAGCAACGGACGAAGGATGTTTACATACTAAGAAGAAAACTCTTCCCGACATTGAAGTCAGGCTGGTAATGAGGAGATCTTGCAGCATTCCTTCAATCAAACCTTAA